One window of the Anticarsia gemmatalis isolate Benzon Research Colony breed Stoneville strain chromosome 21, ilAntGemm2 primary, whole genome shotgun sequence genome contains the following:
- the Tk gene encoding tachykinin encodes MGASRACFIFITLQLLSLATSQEVVKRVPQGFLGMRGKKYFGDETEQFFKRKPQFFVGVKGKKSLQEILETSDEFYKRAPMGFMGMRGKKESLSSFDSSEYVPKRDGSLIGQIDYTSNDNPNYKETFPLLDELLSHYLEKLDRPRIQTLESESYEDSPISMTNEIAKRAANMHQFFGVRGKKSLDNKRPYDLSFRGKFIGVRGKKDLKNSGAHEIKFLLDNPLPKRKSQMGFFGMRGKKWADAGESSQEMEMPN; translated from the exons ATGGGTGCGAGTCGTGCCTGCTTCATCTTCATCACGCTGCAGCTGCTGTCGCTGGCCACTTCCCAGGAAGTGGTGAAACGTGTGCCGCAGGGCTTCCTCGGCATGCGCGGCAAGAAATACTTCGGTGACGAAACCGAACAGTTCTTTAAACGAAAACCACAGTTCTTCGTCGGCGTCAAAGGCAAGAAGAGCCTCCAAGAAATTCTTGAGACAAGTGACGAGTTCTACAAGCGAGCTCCCATGGGCTTCATGGGCATGCGCGGCAAGAAGGAGTCCCTCTCCAGCTTCGACAGCAGCGAATACGTCCCTAAAAGAGACGGCTCCCTGATCGGACAGATCGACTACACGTCTAACGACAACCCCAACTACAAAGAAACCTTCCCGCTCCTCGACGAACTGCTCTCTCATTACCTCGAGAAACTCGATCGTCCCAGAATACAAACGCTCGAAAGCGAGAGTTACGAAGACTCGCCAATTTCCATGACAAATGAGATCGCAAAACGTGCGGCGAATATGCACCAGTTCTTCGGTGTTCGTGGCAAGAAATCTCTGGACAACAAGCGTCCCTACGACCTCTCGTTTCGCGGCAAATTTATCGGCGTGAGGGGCAAGAAAGATTTGAAAAACAGCGGCGCGCACGAAATTAAGTTTTTGCTGGACAACCCCCTGCCTAAACGGAAGAGTCAGATGGGATTCTTCGGCATGCGCGGCAAGAAGTGGGCCGACGCCGGTG AATCCAGTCAGGAAATGGAAATGCCAAACTAA